From Mycolicibacterium nivoides, a single genomic window includes:
- a CDS encoding Hsp70 family protein, protein MADGIGLSIGSTNLTAVVVGRTALTRSPVLTLFPHRPAEVGVPSENPNLNERGLILTDFVERVGDPVGMLAPDGSSHRGETVLADALAALLRTLTGGRPPVDPIAVTHPAHWRPNQVEALRAELAAVGGFGDPVLVPDAKAALVALQDNPGVPTRGVIAVCDFGGSGTSITLADADNGYQPIAPTMRHPDLSGDLMDQGLLTHVVNDLSAAGTIDLASTSAIGSLGRLRAECRRAKERLSTESVTALVAELPGHRSDVRLNRNELDDVIAEPLREFVSVLHGAVERAGLRPGELVAVATTGGGARIPAITTSLSEHLRVPVITAPQPELTPAIGGGLIAVRGTTDDGMTAMAPASAGPPPTAAAALVAPEPPAAPQALAWSDAQNVPDVAPVDDYSPEGYGDDYGTDFDTGFEPAGGRTTARPQLEFGERELTERDEIAALPWYRRPPVILGAGAAAVLVAVVAVLITITGSDEPTRPASNTKAVPSTTAAPDESAPAAPVDEPATVDAPQTVTHEAPAPHTVTQTVEQPAPAAPPVTENPPPAETPTPTTTTEAPATTTQAPTTTQAPWSPAAPYPTIPGLPWVPAPGGGHTGG, encoded by the coding sequence ATGGCTGACGGGATCGGGTTGTCGATTGGATCGACGAACCTCACAGCGGTAGTGGTGGGCCGCACCGCGTTGACACGGTCGCCGGTGCTGACGCTCTTCCCGCACCGGCCCGCCGAAGTGGGTGTACCCAGCGAGAACCCGAACCTGAACGAGCGCGGTCTGATCCTCACCGACTTCGTCGAGCGGGTGGGGGACCCCGTCGGGATGCTGGCCCCTGACGGCTCGTCGCACCGGGGCGAGACCGTTCTGGCCGACGCCCTGGCGGCGCTGCTGCGCACGCTGACCGGGGGACGCCCGCCGGTTGATCCGATCGCCGTCACCCATCCCGCGCATTGGCGGCCCAACCAGGTCGAGGCGTTGCGCGCCGAACTGGCCGCCGTCGGCGGCTTCGGTGATCCGGTCCTGGTGCCCGACGCGAAGGCAGCGCTGGTTGCGCTGCAGGACAACCCCGGGGTGCCCACGCGCGGTGTGATCGCCGTGTGCGACTTCGGGGGCAGCGGCACCAGCATCACCCTCGCCGACGCGGACAACGGGTATCAGCCGATCGCGCCGACGATGCGGCACCCCGACCTGTCCGGTGACCTGATGGACCAGGGGCTGCTCACCCATGTGGTCAACGACCTGTCCGCGGCCGGAACGATCGACCTGGCCAGCACCTCGGCCATCGGTTCCCTGGGCCGCCTGCGCGCTGAGTGCCGGCGCGCCAAGGAGCGCCTGTCCACCGAGTCCGTCACGGCCCTGGTCGCCGAATTGCCCGGGCATCGCAGCGATGTCCGGCTGAACCGCAACGAACTCGACGACGTGATCGCCGAACCGCTGCGCGAATTTGTGTCGGTGCTGCACGGTGCGGTGGAACGTGCCGGCCTGCGCCCCGGTGAGCTCGTGGCGGTGGCCACCACCGGCGGCGGGGCCAGGATCCCGGCGATCACCACATCGCTGTCCGAGCACCTGCGCGTGCCGGTGATCACCGCGCCGCAGCCAGAGCTCACCCCGGCCATCGGCGGTGGCCTGATCGCGGTCCGCGGCACCACCGATGACGGCATGACCGCGATGGCGCCTGCCTCAGCCGGGCCCCCGCCGACCGCTGCGGCGGCGTTGGTGGCGCCCGAGCCTCCGGCCGCGCCTCAGGCGCTGGCCTGGTCCGATGCCCAGAACGTTCCCGATGTCGCACCGGTCGATGACTACAGCCCCGAGGGGTACGGCGACGATTACGGCACCGACTTCGACACCGGATTCGAACCAGCGGGCGGGCGCACCACGGCGCGTCCCCAGCTCGAGTTCGGCGAGCGTGAGCTGACCGAACGCGACGAGATCGCGGCGCTGCCCTGGTACCGCCGGCCCCCGGTGATCCTGGGTGCCGGAGCCGCGGCGGTACTGGTGGCCGTCGTGGCGGTGTTGATCACCATCACCGGCAGCGATGAGCCCACCCGTCCGGCGTCCAACACCAAGGCGGTCCCGTCGACGACCGCGGCCCCGGACGAGAGCGCACCTGCCGCGCCGGTCGACGAACCCGCGACCGTCGACGCACCGCAGACCGTCACGCATGAGGCTCCGGCCCCGCACACCGTGACGCAGACCGTGGAGCAACCGGCCCCAGCGGCTCCGCCGGTGACCGAGAACCCGCCGCCTGCCGAGACGCCGACGCCGACCACGACGACCGAAGCTCCGGCGACGACCACTCAGGCGCCGACGACCACTCAGGCGCCGTGGAGCCCCGCCGCCCCGTACCCGACGATCCCAGGCCTGCCGTGGGTTCCGGCGCCTGGTGGCGGTCACACCGGGGGTTGA
- a CDS encoding dihydrodipicolinate reductase — protein sequence MVKRVVVWGTGFVGQMVIAEIIKHPLFELVGVGVSNPEKVGRDVGEICGLGAAVGVRATDDIEALIALKPDALVHYGPTAAHADVNIDVITRFLRAGIDVCSTAMTPWVWPKMHLNPPAWIDPITEACEAGGTSCFTTGIDPGFANDLFPMTLMGLCAEVRRVRASELLDYTNYTGDYEFEMGIGKPPEHRALLETPDILIFAWGATVPMIAHAAGIELDEITTTWDKWITPDERKSAKGIIPAGNVAAVRFTINGVYRGETRIQLEHVNRIGLDAAPDWPSGNDNDVYRVDIEGTPSISQETAFRFTDGSGRDAAAAGCLATGLRALNAVPAVNEHSPGWVTALDLPLIPGFGTIR from the coding sequence ATGGTCAAGCGCGTAGTGGTTTGGGGTACCGGTTTCGTCGGACAGATGGTGATCGCCGAGATCATCAAGCATCCGTTGTTCGAACTCGTCGGGGTGGGGGTCAGCAATCCGGAGAAGGTCGGCCGCGACGTCGGCGAGATCTGCGGCCTCGGTGCCGCCGTCGGTGTCCGGGCCACCGACGACATCGAGGCGCTCATCGCGCTGAAGCCCGACGCCTTGGTGCACTACGGGCCGACGGCCGCCCACGCCGACGTCAACATCGACGTGATCACCCGTTTCCTACGGGCCGGTATCGATGTCTGCTCTACCGCGATGACGCCGTGGGTCTGGCCCAAGATGCACCTCAACCCGCCGGCCTGGATCGATCCGATCACCGAGGCCTGCGAGGCGGGAGGGACGTCGTGTTTCACCACCGGAATCGACCCGGGCTTCGCCAACGACCTGTTCCCGATGACCTTGATGGGCCTGTGCGCGGAGGTGCGCCGCGTGCGGGCCTCGGAACTGCTGGACTACACCAACTACACCGGCGACTACGAATTCGAGATGGGTATCGGTAAACCGCCCGAGCACCGTGCCCTGCTCGAAACTCCGGACATTCTCATCTTCGCCTGGGGTGCAACGGTTCCGATGATCGCCCACGCGGCGGGCATCGAGCTCGACGAGATCACCACCACGTGGGACAAGTGGATCACCCCCGACGAACGCAAATCGGCCAAGGGCATCATCCCGGCCGGCAACGTCGCCGCCGTCCGCTTCACGATCAACGGCGTGTACCGCGGCGAGACCCGGATCCAGCTCGAGCACGTCAACCGGATTGGTCTGGACGCCGCGCCGGACTGGCCGTCCGGAAACGACAACGACGTGTACCGCGTCGACATCGAGGGCACCCCGAGCATCTCTCAGGAGACCGCGTTCCGGTTCACCGACGGTTCCGGTCGCGATGCGGCCGCCGCGGGCTGCCTGGCCACCGGATTGCGCGCGCTCAACGCCGTGCCCGCGGTCAACGAACATTCGCCAGGATGGGTGACGGCACTCGATCTACCTCTGATTCCAGGTTTCGGCACCATTCGCTAG